A window from Mesorhizobium sp. WSM2240 encodes these proteins:
- a CDS encoding alpha/beta hydrolase, with product MDGGNVQRMNLLNFVIGSFILCLIFSSGGVMQTSCAPAGDRPTRRAVLIAATAAAATVSTPALAQRCQIGPPKHEKGPPVFLEYDQVELDAAYDQQYYEPQLRIVQERIASHSEATIARIGVPERVAYGDAEVEQMDIYGTEHASAPIFVFIHGGTWRYDTARGYAYAAETFVGAGAHYVAVDFASVTDVGGDLGVLAMQVRKAIGWVYRNAASFGGDPDRLYIGGHSSGGHLCAVALITEWQKEFGLPADIIKGGLCMSGMYEMEPVRLSWRRGYIRFTDEIADAMSPLRHVERLGAPVVVTYGSFETPEFRRQGRDFAATAKAAGKPVELIEATNYHHQEMAETLGNPYGPNGRAALALMGIGAA from the coding sequence ATGGACGGCGGTAATGTACAAAGGATGAACTTGCTCAATTTCGTGATTGGCAGTTTCATACTCTGTCTTATCTTTTCCTCGGGAGGAGTTATGCAGACGAGCTGCGCACCCGCAGGTGACCGCCCTACGCGCAGGGCTGTTCTTATTGCGGCTACTGCCGCAGCAGCAACGGTCTCGACACCGGCTCTGGCTCAGCGCTGCCAAATCGGCCCGCCAAAGCATGAAAAGGGCCCGCCCGTCTTTTTGGAGTATGACCAAGTAGAACTCGACGCGGCCTATGACCAGCAGTACTACGAGCCCCAACTTCGCATCGTGCAAGAGCGTATCGCTTCCCATAGCGAAGCGACCATCGCGCGGATCGGCGTGCCCGAGCGGGTGGCTTACGGCGATGCCGAAGTCGAGCAGATGGACATCTACGGCACTGAACATGCGAGTGCGCCTATCTTCGTGTTTATTCACGGTGGGACGTGGCGCTACGACACGGCCAGAGGATACGCTTACGCTGCGGAGACGTTCGTCGGCGCGGGCGCACACTATGTGGCGGTTGATTTCGCATCGGTCACCGATGTGGGCGGCGACCTCGGCGTTCTGGCTATGCAGGTGCGCAAGGCAATCGGCTGGGTGTATAGGAACGCGGCAAGCTTCGGAGGCGATCCTGACCGCCTCTACATTGGCGGGCATTCCTCCGGTGGCCATCTATGCGCCGTAGCCCTCATAACTGAATGGCAGAAGGAGTTTGGTCTGCCTGCCGACATCATCAAAGGCGGTTTGTGCATGAGCGGCATGTACGAGATGGAACCGGTAAGGTTGTCCTGGCGGCGAGGTTATATCAGGTTCACCGACGAGATCGCGGACGCCATGAGCCCGCTACGTCATGTCGAGAGGTTGGGCGCGCCGGTGGTGGTCACCTACGGTAGTTTCGAAACGCCCGAGTTCCGCCGCCAAGGCCGTGATTTCGCCGCCACAGCGAAGGCCGCAGGAAAGCCTGTCGAACTGATAGAGGCGACCAACTATCATCACCAGGAAATGGCAGAGACATTGGGAAACCCTTACGGCCCCAATGGACGCGCGGCCCTGGCGCTCATGGGCATAGGCGCGGCGTAG
- a CDS encoding dienelactone hydrolase family protein → MSRFPLSLFLAGMIGCCASSALAFAEKLEIHSRTLSDSAFLGGDPDAGSPVVLSGGLSGPDGEQKLPVVILLHGTDGPGSGAVWSWNRFLNSKGIATLSLDSYTGRSLSEASSDQSLFGQFTQISDAYRAVEALAAHPKIDGSRVAIMGFSRGGNAALYSAMVRFQKSFGPKEGRIVAHLPFYPACNFELLDQANVTGVPIREFHGAEDYWTPTAPCRAYIDRLAEAGHDAQMTVYPGALHNFDSPRNPARVSDSDWQTSRNCLRREEDGQLVNAVTGKLFTYADACVEYGPSSQYNDAAATAAQAAVMEFLTGVFADK, encoded by the coding sequence ATGTCTCGATTTCCTCTATCGCTCTTTCTCGCTGGCATGATCGGCTGCTGCGCTTCGAGCGCGCTTGCCTTTGCCGAAAAGCTTGAGATTCACTCGCGGACCCTGAGCGACAGCGCATTTCTTGGAGGTGATCCGGATGCGGGAAGCCCTGTCGTTCTAAGTGGCGGCCTTTCAGGCCCAGACGGCGAACAGAAGCTCCCTGTAGTTATTCTGCTGCACGGGACGGACGGTCCGGGGAGCGGAGCGGTCTGGAGCTGGAACCGCTTTTTGAACAGCAAAGGCATCGCGACCCTCAGCCTCGACAGCTATACGGGGCGGAGCCTTAGCGAAGCGTCGTCCGACCAGTCGCTTTTCGGCCAGTTCACGCAGATATCCGACGCCTATCGGGCCGTGGAGGCCTTGGCCGCACACCCGAAAATTGACGGCTCACGCGTGGCGATCATGGGGTTCTCGCGTGGCGGCAACGCTGCGCTCTATTCGGCAATGGTCAGATTCCAGAAGTCATTCGGGCCGAAGGAAGGCCGCATCGTCGCCCATTTGCCGTTCTATCCGGCTTGCAACTTCGAGCTTCTGGATCAGGCCAATGTTACCGGCGTTCCGATCCGAGAATTTCACGGGGCAGAAGACTACTGGACGCCAACCGCCCCTTGTCGCGCCTATATCGACAGGCTCGCAGAGGCAGGTCACGATGCGCAGATGACCGTATATCCCGGCGCGCTGCATAATTTCGACAGCCCGCGCAATCCCGCTCGTGTCTCTGATTCCGATTGGCAGACCTCGCGAAACTGCCTGCGCCGGGAAGAAGACGGACAGCTTGTGAACGCCGTAACCGGCAAGCTTTTCACCTATGCCGACGCCTGCGTCGAATACGGTCCGAGTTCACAGTACAACGATGCCGCCGCAACGGCAGCGCAGGCTGCGGTGATGGAATTTCTGACTGGCGTGTTTGCAGACAAATAG